Proteins encoded by one window of Candidatus Scalindua japonica:
- a CDS encoding magnesium transporter MgtE N-terminal domain-containing protein, translating to MIKIKLDIKKFVPHLLFLIIFFSVSSVVMIKLKTGIQKKMGKSYSAKLIEIEEEYSKRINNAKESADQKKTTEAVRELKGFSPDEIRKYQQELRQRIELYEKKAALLEKNEKEIEAFKADVEDRKNEILTMRKKLDEKLMLISKARIDLDRDLIVFDETERKNVKRLAGIYASMEALKAAKVLNKLNKDTSAKVLTGMVSKKSAKILSELDPSGAATISEKMKNLQIVNREDSETLKERNIKKLAAIYQKIETEKAVSIMKELENDTSISILSKMNEKSLARILEFVETDEASKLTEEIRKIMKNEFQKNNDGLEGA from the coding sequence ATGATTAAGATCAAGTTGGATATTAAGAAATTTGTTCCCCATTTACTTTTCCTTATTATATTCTTTTCAGTATCATCTGTTGTGATGATAAAGCTGAAGACGGGGATTCAGAAAAAGATGGGAAAATCATATTCTGCTAAATTAATAGAGATAGAGGAGGAATACAGCAAAAGGATAAACAATGCGAAAGAGTCTGCCGACCAAAAGAAGACAACAGAGGCGGTCAGGGAACTGAAGGGGTTCTCTCCCGATGAGATAAGGAAGTATCAACAGGAATTGCGTCAAAGAATAGAATTGTATGAGAAAAAAGCTGCATTACTTGAAAAAAATGAAAAGGAAATAGAGGCTTTTAAAGCAGATGTTGAAGACCGAAAAAACGAAATATTAACTATGAGAAAAAAGCTGGATGAGAAGTTAATGCTGATAAGTAAAGCACGAATTGATCTTGATCGAGACCTTATTGTTTTTGATGAAACCGAAAGGAAAAATGTTAAAAGATTAGCTGGTATTTACGCTTCGATGGAGGCGTTAAAAGCTGCCAAGGTCTTAAATAAACTGAACAAAGATACCAGTGCTAAGGTTTTAACAGGTATGGTATCTAAAAAATCTGCAAAGATTCTTTCGGAATTAGATCCATCCGGTGCGGCTACAATTAGTGAAAAAATGAAAAACCTTCAAATAGTGAATCGGGAGGATAGTGAAACACTTAAAGAAAGAAATATAAAAAAACTTGCTGCAATTTATCAGAAAATTGAAACAGAAAAAGCTGTATCAATTATGAAGGAGCTGGAAAATGATACATCCATAAGTATCCTGTCAAAGATGAATGAAAAGAGCCTGGCCAGGATATTAGAGTTTGTAGAAACAGACGAAGCTTCAAAGCTTACTGAAGAGATCAGAAAAATAATGAAAAATGAATTTCAAAAAAATAATGATGGATTAGAAGGAGCATAA
- the fliJ gene encoding flagellar export protein FliJ gives MQKFHFKLEPLLNKHRIYEDECVARLRVVQDAFINENIKLENMKKGKLISQSALNSKKKLEIFAEELVTYEDYFSNININIETSKSRIQEISIELNTVKEELIKIVKKRKAIEKLRNRWEEEHKKHLVFMSNREMDDIAMTKFINKLVVEND, from the coding sequence ATGCAAAAGTTCCATTTTAAATTAGAGCCATTGCTCAATAAACATCGGATTTACGAGGATGAGTGTGTCGCTAGATTACGGGTTGTTCAAGATGCATTCATCAATGAAAATATAAAATTGGAAAACATGAAGAAGGGCAAACTGATTAGTCAAAGTGCATTGAATTCTAAAAAGAAACTGGAAATCTTTGCTGAAGAATTAGTGACTTATGAGGATTATTTTTCTAATATTAATATTAATATTGAAACCAGTAAATCAAGGATACAGGAGATATCAATAGAGTTAAACACTGTTAAGGAGGAGCTGATTAAAATAGTTAAGAAAAGAAAGGCGATCGAGAAACTCAGGAACAGGTGGGAGGAAGAACATAAAAAACATCTGGTATTTATGTCTAACAGGGAAATGGACGATATTGCCATGACAAAATTTATTAACAAACTGGTGGTAGAAAATGATTAA
- a CDS encoding FliI/YscN family ATPase, whose translation MSIIKEMFEKYHQRLSNIDNINLTGSVSRATSMLIESLGPEVHIGELCRLTTQTEEEPVLAEVVGFKDKKTLLMPIADMNGISPKSEVVATGQSLQVKLGISLIGRVLDGLGNTMDNKGPVDFDEMWSIHKDAPAPLNRPLITESISTGVRSIDSLLTCGKGQRMGIFAGSGVGKSTLLGKIARSSKAEVNVIALIGERGREVREFIEYNLGSEGMKKSVVVVVTSDKPVVVRLKGAFVATTIAEYLRDQGMDVMLLVDSITRLANAQRELGLAIGEPPTTRGYTPSVFSVLPRLLERTGITEKGSITAMYTVLVDGDDFNEPVSDTVRGILDGHIILSRKLAAQNHFPAIDILNSVSRCMIDIVTADHLKAAQNLRSVYAIYKEAEDMINVGAYVEGKNRKIDYAINKYNHITDYLKQGVKEESVYDEDIDKLIAMIQDCGTSE comes from the coding sequence ATGTCAATAATAAAAGAGATGTTTGAAAAGTATCATCAAAGACTTTCAAATATAGATAATATAAATTTAACCGGGTCAGTTTCCAGGGCGACCAGTATGTTAATAGAGTCTTTGGGTCCCGAGGTCCATATCGGTGAATTATGCAGATTGACAACACAAACCGAGGAAGAGCCAGTGCTGGCAGAAGTAGTAGGATTCAAAGATAAAAAAACATTACTGATGCCTATTGCGGATATGAATGGTATCAGCCCGAAAAGTGAGGTGGTTGCCACAGGGCAGTCACTTCAGGTTAAACTTGGTATTTCTTTAATAGGAAGAGTGCTGGATGGGCTGGGAAATACAATGGACAATAAAGGCCCTGTTGATTTTGATGAAATGTGGTCAATACATAAGGATGCACCTGCGCCATTGAACAGACCTCTCATCACTGAGAGCATCAGCACCGGTGTCAGGTCAATCGACAGCCTCTTGACATGCGGAAAAGGACAGAGAATGGGTATCTTTGCGGGTAGTGGAGTCGGGAAAAGTACTCTTCTGGGAAAGATTGCAAGATCGTCTAAGGCAGAGGTAAATGTTATTGCTTTGATAGGAGAACGTGGAAGAGAGGTACGTGAATTTATTGAATATAATTTAGGATCTGAAGGTATGAAAAAATCAGTTGTGGTGGTAGTTACCTCTGATAAACCCGTTGTCGTCAGGTTGAAAGGGGCGTTTGTGGCCACTACAATAGCTGAGTATTTGAGAGATCAAGGGATGGATGTGATGTTATTAGTTGATTCCATTACCAGGCTTGCAAACGCGCAACGTGAGCTTGGGTTGGCGATAGGTGAACCGCCAACTACAAGGGGTTACACTCCATCAGTGTTTTCTGTTCTCCCCAGGCTGCTGGAAAGGACAGGTATAACGGAGAAAGGTAGCATTACGGCAATGTATACGGTACTGGTTGATGGTGATGATTTTAATGAACCTGTTTCAGATACGGTACGGGGGATCCTGGATGGTCATATTATACTATCAAGAAAACTGGCGGCACAGAACCACTTTCCAGCTATTGATATCCTGAATAGTGTGAGCAGGTGTATGATCGATATTGTCACTGCCGATCATTTGAAGGCAGCCCAGAACTTAAGATCAGTATACGCTATTTATAAAGAAGCGGAAGACATGATAAATGTGGGTGCATATGTAGAAGGAAAGAACCGTAAGATTGACTATGCCATCAATAAATATAATCATATTACTGATTACCTCAAGCAGGGTGTAAAAGAAGAGAGTGTATATGATGAAGATATAGATAAATTAATAGCAATGATACAAGATTGTGGTACTTCGGAATAA
- a CDS encoding FliH/SctL family protein, giving the protein MKVYINPDDAEGLQKMKISGISNEEEACEIVSDSNISRGGCKVITDCGGVDARIETRWNEIVLAFAEHDLKTESGECQ; this is encoded by the coding sequence TTGAAAGTATACATAAACCCGGATGATGCAGAAGGGTTGCAAAAAATGAAAATCAGTGGAATATCTAATGAGGAAGAGGCGTGTGAAATAGTGAGTGATAGTAATATATCCAGAGGTGGATGTAAAGTTATTACGGACTGTGGGGGTGTAGATGCAAGGATAGAAACACGTTGGAATGAGATAGTTTTAGCTTTTGCAGAGCATGATTTGAAAACAGAAAGTGGAGAATGTCAATAA
- a CDS encoding FliH/SctL family protein — MSTNNVYKLPVVKKSFVLESNYTTVEKEEKRKKKEDEIERLTKESYQRGWDEALEKNREDVALICESMHKAIKDLKQERDSIWSKCEKEIIKLTFAIAKKTVFQEISESNSRIIEKVVSSAINRVKEKKY, encoded by the coding sequence ATGAGTACTAATAATGTATATAAACTACCTGTTGTAAAAAAATCATTTGTCCTTGAGTCAAATTATACAACAGTTGAAAAAGAAGAAAAAAGGAAGAAAAAGGAAGATGAGATTGAGCGTCTGACAAAAGAATCATACCAAAGAGGCTGGGATGAAGCATTAGAAAAAAATAGAGAAGACGTTGCACTCATATGTGAAAGTATGCATAAAGCAATCAAAGATTTAAAACAGGAGAGAGATAGTATCTGGAGTAAATGTGAGAAAGAAATAATTAAGCTTACTTTTGCAATTGCTAAAAAAACAGTATTTCAAGAGATTTCTGAGAGTAATAGTCGAATAATCGAAAAAGTTGTAAGTAGTGCGATTAACAGGGTAAAAGAAAAAAAATATTGA
- a CDS encoding flagellar motor switch protein FliG — translation MNPSFTSKEKVAILLLNLGPETAADILSNFGESEIAEISDIIGRMRNVSNEISVGVLNEFKDEIQSWRKSEEIIDVIKDHRPSIIPFRYFKHLVSEEIISILSGEHTQLIALILSYLEPHQSAEVVGTMSEELRLDVLNRMATSTPPPVQIIKQIDELLESKVISLGDRIDTPNERKYRAIAEILNRSDSVTEKTIMQRIKEEHPDIAQEIKTLMFVFEDLAIVEDKALRQMLSETDTNTIALALKTASKEVSEKIFNNMSKRMGDMVNEEQQILGPKPLSEVEAAQKIIVDSLAKLESQGETVRGRTQDLGPMV, via the coding sequence ATGAATCCATCTTTTACCAGTAAGGAAAAAGTTGCAATATTACTTTTGAACCTGGGACCGGAAACAGCGGCTGATATTTTGAGTAATTTTGGTGAAAGCGAGATTGCCGAGATTAGTGATATCATCGGAAGGATGAGAAACGTCAGTAATGAAATTTCAGTTGGAGTTCTCAATGAGTTTAAGGACGAAATTCAGTCATGGCGTAAAAGTGAAGAAATTATTGATGTAATTAAGGACCACAGACCCAGTATTATACCGTTCAGGTATTTTAAGCATCTTGTAAGTGAAGAGATAATTTCAATTCTTTCCGGAGAACATACTCAATTAATTGCATTAATACTATCATATCTTGAACCGCATCAGTCTGCGGAAGTTGTAGGTACTATGTCTGAAGAGTTAAGACTTGACGTACTAAACAGAATGGCTACTTCGACTCCACCACCAGTACAAATAATTAAACAGATTGATGAGTTGCTTGAATCGAAGGTCATATCGTTAGGTGATAGAATTGATACACCAAATGAAAGGAAATATAGAGCTATTGCAGAAATACTTAATCGAAGTGATTCTGTAACTGAGAAAACTATTATGCAGCGTATTAAGGAAGAACATCCTGATATTGCACAGGAAATTAAAACACTAATGTTTGTATTTGAAGATTTGGCAATAGTTGAAGACAAGGCTTTAAGGCAAATGTTGTCAGAGACAGATACCAATACAATTGCTCTGGCTTTAAAGACTGCCAGTAAGGAAGTGAGTGAAAAAATATTTAACAATATGTCTAAGCGTATGGGCGATATGGTTAACGAGGAGCAGCAGATACTAGGCCCAAAACCCTTGTCAGAGGTTGAGGCTGCTCAGAAAATAATAGTCGATAGCTTGGCTAAATTAGAATCGCAGGGAGAAACAGTGAGAGGAAGAACCCAGGACCTCGGACCAATGGTATGA
- the fliF gene encoding flagellar basal-body MS-ring/collar protein FliF yields MSQIAGQFSNIWKGTSFGQRLVFIVVILGFIAGLLAVTYWVRTPDYGLLYSDLGQKEASEIVTYLRDNNINYKLKDNGSTILVPSNKIYESRMALAKDSLPGGEVGFELFDRVKFGMSDLAQKVNYRRALQGELSKTISQLDDVEWAKVQIVIPEPSLFVEDEKHSTASVVLKMRKRHAINPGIIAGITHLVSTSVEGLSPDSISITDSKGNLLSKTGESKLSGVITNQFDLSRKLEEYYASKAMSIIEKITGPGKAIVKVSADLDFKHIDEKQIEYDQDKKVPVSQVITTQSTEMPGAANGDAGVKMSKEAEETETTQYALSKVERAISEHEAGVKRLTVAVLVDGNYVEEETTDGKITSKYVSRTDDELDQIAAIVKQAIGIDESAPRNDKFEIQSVKFQQHVSVFVDEEAVEKEDKKDFILSIARSSSLVIAVLAFLFFATRTLKRVSLPTQPIAAGYATYASPAEIEDGDEDMDESARNKKEDEKRLVVRDGIIDNAKEDPRTTSNLVRKWLRESE; encoded by the coding sequence TTGAGCCAGATAGCAGGACAGTTTAGTAATATATGGAAAGGAACAAGCTTCGGACAGAGACTTGTTTTTATTGTAGTGATACTTGGGTTCATTGCAGGATTGTTAGCTGTTACTTACTGGGTAAGAACACCGGATTATGGACTATTATATAGTGATCTAGGCCAAAAGGAAGCGTCTGAAATTGTAACATATCTACGAGATAATAACATAAACTACAAGCTAAAAGATAATGGTTCTACTATATTAGTCCCATCAAATAAAATATATGAGTCTAGAATGGCTCTTGCTAAAGATAGTTTACCAGGGGGGGAAGTTGGTTTTGAGCTATTTGATAGAGTTAAGTTTGGTATGTCTGACCTGGCGCAGAAAGTTAATTATAGAAGAGCTCTTCAGGGGGAATTATCAAAGACCATTTCACAATTAGATGATGTAGAGTGGGCAAAGGTCCAGATCGTTATACCTGAGCCATCATTATTTGTTGAGGATGAAAAGCACTCCACCGCATCAGTTGTCCTAAAAATGAGAAAAAGGCATGCTATAAATCCAGGAATAATAGCTGGCATTACACACCTTGTAAGTACAAGCGTGGAAGGCTTGAGTCCGGATAGTATTTCGATTACAGACAGTAAGGGAAATCTGTTATCAAAGACCGGAGAATCAAAATTGTCAGGTGTCATCACCAATCAATTTGATTTAAGTAGAAAACTGGAAGAATATTATGCGTCAAAAGCAATGAGTATAATAGAAAAAATAACAGGGCCGGGCAAGGCGATTGTAAAAGTTAGTGCGGACTTAGACTTTAAGCATATTGATGAAAAGCAGATTGAATATGATCAGGACAAAAAAGTACCAGTAAGCCAGGTAATTACAACACAGTCTACGGAAATGCCGGGAGCAGCTAATGGAGATGCTGGTGTTAAAATGTCCAAAGAAGCGGAGGAGACTGAAACTACTCAATATGCATTGAGTAAAGTAGAACGTGCAATATCGGAACATGAGGCGGGGGTAAAAAGATTAACAGTTGCGGTTCTTGTTGATGGTAATTATGTTGAGGAAGAAACGACGGACGGCAAGATAACTAGTAAATACGTATCCAGGACTGATGACGAATTGGACCAAATAGCTGCAATTGTAAAACAGGCAATAGGTATTGATGAATCGGCCCCGAGAAATGATAAGTTTGAGATACAAAGCGTTAAGTTTCAGCAACATGTTTCTGTCTTTGTTGATGAAGAGGCAGTTGAAAAGGAAGACAAAAAAGATTTTATACTATCAATTGCCAGAAGCAGTTCTCTTGTCATAGCGGTGCTTGCATTCCTTTTCTTCGCGACAAGGACGTTGAAACGCGTGTCATTACCAACCCAACCGATTGCTGCCGGTTATGCTACATACGCCTCACCTGCAGAAATTGAGGACGGTGATGAGGACATGGATGAATCGGCGAGGAATAAAAAAGAAGATGAAAAACGACTGGTTGTAAGGGATGGAATAATTGATAACGCGAAGGAGGACCCGAGAACTACCAGCAATCTTGTTAGAAAATGGTTAAGGGAGAGTGAATAA
- the fliE gene encoding flagellar hook-basal body complex protein FliE — protein MNIIPLGPIQNGKIEQKLGKNEQKNGAGFKETISNYVTEVNDLQVKAGESIENFATGKVENVHEVMIAMSKAEVSFKFMMETRNKLVDAYKEVMRMQV, from the coding sequence ATGAATATTATACCACTTGGACCCATACAAAACGGAAAGATAGAACAAAAACTTGGAAAAAACGAGCAGAAGAACGGAGCAGGTTTTAAGGAAACAATAAGCAATTACGTCACCGAAGTAAATGATCTTCAGGTCAAGGCTGGAGAATCGATCGAAAACTTTGCAACCGGCAAAGTTGAGAATGTTCATGAAGTGATGATTGCAATGTCAAAGGCGGAAGTAAGTTTTAAGTTTATGATGGAGACCCGTAATAAACTTGTTGATGCTTACAAAGAAGTAATGCGGATGCAGGTATAG
- the flgC gene encoding flagellar basal body rod protein FlgC, translated as MSIFDKPLSVLDISASGLTAERVKMGAIASNIANAQVTETSDGGPYKRKEVEFATVLSKSLIGGRNQKMRLNGVKIKGITESKQPPNMVHIPGHPQADKNGYVSMPNVSVAKEMVDMIAASRSYEANTSVIASFRKMGERALNIIRR; from the coding sequence ATGTCAATATTTGATAAACCATTATCTGTCTTAGATATTAGCGCTTCAGGTCTTACGGCAGAAAGAGTTAAAATGGGCGCCATTGCAAGTAATATTGCTAACGCTCAAGTCACGGAAACATCAGATGGTGGTCCATATAAGAGAAAAGAGGTAGAGTTTGCGACTGTCTTGAGTAAATCATTAATAGGAGGCAGAAATCAGAAAATGAGGCTTAATGGGGTAAAAATAAAAGGGATAACAGAATCAAAACAGCCTCCCAATATGGTCCATATTCCAGGGCATCCTCAGGCGGATAAGAATGGGTACGTTAGTATGCCGAATGTGAGTGTTGCAAAGGAAATGGTAGATATGATTGCCGCTTCCAGGTCTTACGAGGCAAATACATCAGTGATTGCCTCTTTTAGAAAGATGGGTGAAAGGGCACTCAATATAATAAGGAGATAA
- the flgB gene encoding flagellar basal body rod protein FlgB translates to MDLSDNNVVLLSKLLDLSSTKNKVIANNIANVNTPGYKKSEVSFEEELLKAVENKNIDKIKNLKESIYLSKDKSTRKDGNNVDLDKELVSFYQMSDKHNVYLEILSKKFKGMIAAIQGK, encoded by the coding sequence ATGGACTTGTCAGATAATAATGTTGTGCTGTTATCAAAATTACTGGATCTGTCTTCTACTAAGAATAAAGTGATTGCAAATAATATTGCAAATGTAAACACGCCAGGGTATAAAAAATCTGAAGTTTCATTTGAAGAAGAATTATTGAAAGCCGTTGAAAACAAGAATATTGATAAAATTAAGAATCTGAAGGAATCGATATATTTGTCAAAAGACAAGAGTACCAGAAAGGACGGTAATAATGTGGACCTGGACAAAGAGTTAGTATCATTTTATCAAATGTCAGATAAACATAATGTTTATCTGGAAATCTTGTCGAAGAAGTTTAAGGGAATGATTGCTGCCATACAGGGAAAATAG